In Cynocephalus volans isolate mCynVol1 chromosome 3, mCynVol1.pri, whole genome shotgun sequence, one DNA window encodes the following:
- the CEP170B gene encoding centrosomal protein of 170 kDa protein B isoform X2, whose protein sequence is MSVTSWFLVSSSGTRHRLPRELIFVGRDECELMLQSRSVDKQHAVINYDPDRDEHWVKDLGSLNGHEKYTSQLQVNVPGSAPKRGEALPEHTPYCEPSNPRLEKGDRRPGAEATTYRTPLYGQPSWWGEDDGVTPPEDRRQEEPYPERPREQQDVELNGTLAGIHAPAEPQGYPFRREPSYFEIPTKEAPLPPRPPEVPLHEAPTKDVEAGGGGVAPVVQSHASFTIEFDDCSPGKVKIKDHITKFSLRQRRPPGKEATPVEMVSAETKVADWLVQNDPSLLRRAGQGDDRHSTKSDLPIHTRTLKGHKHEDGTQSDSEDPQAKAAAAAGIPGEASGEQMRLQRQIKRDPQELLHNQQAFVIEFFDEDTPRKKRSQSFTHTPPTDPKADKRRGPGPADRDRPGVPAPARAAGGSSGPQRASSLKREKTEERLGGPSPAARASARPFGSVGRRSRLAQDFMAQCLRESSPTPRPGPEKAPPVLPAPLTPRGASPVAPSTPPPPPADPQLTKARKQEEDDSLSDAGTYTIETEAQDKEVEEARKMIDQVFGVLESPELSRVSSATFRPVIRGDKDESGDGGMAQRMALLQEFAFRPLGINPQAEPQGLLAPGSPVGQKWASRWASLADSYSDPGLAEDGPGRRASEPEGALPVRTRRLLPQLPSDRADSPAGPEAARRSRPGPPERGSEQASRLVGQEDLDPDSLSDASGSDGGRGPELGVEQQEERHRSPQEGPAWVRGRRSPRIPGEPVPTSFFIGDQNGEAAFPRKLFSALGEVEGAGQAAQPSPTARDGVYVSTNGRMVIQLRTGQPPEPNGPSLTPPKEALAFVRQESFTKEPASGPPAPSKPPHISSHPLLQDLTAARASCVDIHSQDTRLILKETETALAALEARLLSKSMDTECGEGGVPRPPEDSLSGDSDVDTASTVSLLSGKNGPSPTTPQSLGSQKEKPLSPPAAQELAGAGLGSARERLSEKQHRPLGLADPGRGEQGRRLAVQRGSGPQGSLDWPDEEHGSGLTHPPSSDVVISNHKTPEATGAGRPGPRRKPAAPPPSLAAREEHGRGSASAQKVQQALTRSNSLSTPRPTRASRLRRARLGDASDTEAADGERGTPANPEPVGRPVTEQTKKLSRLDILAMPRKRAGSFTGPSDSEATPTRASFSGRSAELYCAGRKPTMAEARAAARKAAATATTGPRQPFSRARPGSARYSSNTRCRQQGSDYTSTSEEDYGSQHGSPKHTRSHASTATQTPRAGSSGRSRSRAPGPRDTDDEEEGTDRYGFIVQTAEIAEIARLSQTLVKDVAILAQEIHDVAGDSDSLSPTRSPSLGNMASTPNSTISAHEELVQRIPEASLNFQKVPPGSSNSRDLDQNMNDSREDALANKTRPRNREEVIFDNLMLNPVSQLSHAIRENTEHLAEKMKILFQNSGRAWEDLEARINAENEVPILKTSNKEISSILKELRRVQKQLEVINAIVDPSGNLDLLMGNRGSTGSSQLGLGKGRTAGQSPSSPPLTETLLPALPLRSLPQRANCGSPGLPDPAFLPDKERFLI, encoded by the exons TCCCGCAGCGTGGACAAGCAGCATGCCGTCATCAACTATGACCCGGACAGGGACGAGCACTGGGTGAAGGACCTGGGCAGCCTCAATGGG CATGAGAAGtacaccagccagctgcaggtGAACGTCCCCGGCTCAGCGCCCAAGAGGGGCGAGGCACTGCCAGAGCACACACCGTACTGCGAGCCCTCGAACCCCAGGCTGGAGAAGGGGGACCGGAGGCCAGGAGCAG AGGCCACAACTTACCGGACACCCCTGTACGGGCAGCCCTCCTGGTGGGGTGAGGACGATGGTGTCACGCCACCTGAAGACCGGCGCCAGGAGGAGCCCTACCCAG AGCGTCCCAGGGAGCAGCAGGACGTGGAGCTCAACGGAACATTAGCTGGTATTCATGCCCCCGCCGAGCCTCAGGGCTACCCATTCCGGAGGGAGCCCAGCTACTTCGAGATTCCCACGAAGGAGGCCCCGCTGCCGCCTCGGCCCCCCGAGGTGCCGCTGCACGAGGCACCCACAAAGGACGTGGAGGCAGGTGGGGGCGGGGTGGCCCCTGTGGTGCAGAGCCACGCCTCCTTCACCATCGAGTTTGATGACTGCAGCCCCGGCAAGGTCAAGATCAAGGACCACATCACCAAGTTCTCCCTGCGCCAGCGGCGGCCCCCAGGCAAAGAAGCCACACCTGTTGAGATGGTCTCAGCCGAAACCAAGGTGGCCGACTGGCTGGTGCAGAATGACCCAAGCCTGCTACGCCGGGCCGGCCAGGGGGATGACCGTCACAGCACCAAGAGTGACCTGCCCATCCACACCCGCACCCTGAAGG gccatAAGCACGAGGACGGAACGCAGAGTGACTCAGAGGACCCCCAGGCCAAGGCAGCTGCAGCAGCCGGGATCCCAGGGGAGGCCAGCGGGGAGCAGATGCGGCTGCAGAGGCAGATCAAGCGGGACCCGCAGGAACTGCTGCACAACCAGCAGGCCTTCGTCATCGAGTTCTTTGATGAGGACACGCCCCGCAAGAAGCGCTCCCAGTCCTTCACGCACACTCCGCCCACAGACCCCAAGGCTGACAAGCGCCGTGGCCCTGGGCCAGCTGATAGGGACCGGCCAGGTGTCCCGGCCCCCGCCCGGGCCGCAGGTGGCAGCTCGGGACCGCAGAGAGCCAGCTCGCTCAAACGGGAGAAGACGGAGGAGCGGCTGGGTGGCCCCTCACCTGCTGCCCGAGCCTCCGCCCGCCCCTTCGGCAGCGTGGGGCGCCGGTCCCGCCTGGCCCAGGACTTCATGGCCCAGTGTCTACGGGAGAGCTCCCCAACCCCACGGCCCGGCCCTGAGAAGGCACCCCCAGTGCTGCCTGCTCCCCTGACGCCCcgtggggccagccctgtggccccctccacccccccaccacctcccGCCGACCCCCAGCTGACTAAGGCACGCAAACAGGAGGAAGATGATAGCCTCAGCGACGCAGGGACCTACACCATCGAGACGGAGGCACAGGACAAGGAGGTGGAGGAGGCCCGGAAGATGATTGACCAG GTCTTTGGGGTGTTGGAGTCCCCTGAACTCTCCAGGGTGTCTTCGGCCACCTTCCGCCCAGTCATCCGAGGGGACAAAGATGAGTCCGGTGACGGGGGCATGGCTCAGCGGATGGCCCTCCTGCAGGAGTTTGCCTTCCGGCCGCTGGGTATAAACCCCCAGGCAGAGCCCCAG GGGCTCCTGGCGCCAGGCTCCCCTGTGGGTCAGAAATGGGCATCCCGCTGGGCCAGTCTGGCTGACAGCTACTCAGACCCAGGCCTTGCAG AGGACGGCCCCGGGCGCAGAGCCAGTGAGCCTGAGGGGGCCCTACCTGTTCGCACGCGGCGACTGCTCCCGCAGCTGCCCAGCGACAGGGCGGACAGCCCCGCGGGCCCCGAGGCTGCCAGGAGGAGCAGACCTGGGCCACCAGAGCGGGGCAGTGAGCAGGCCAGCCGCCTTGTAGGCCAGGAGGACCTGGACCCGGACAGTCTCAGTGATGCCAGTGGGTCTGATGGTGGCCGGGGCCCCGAGCTGGGCGTGGAGCAGCAGGAGGAGAGGCACAGGAGCCCCCAGGAGGGGCCAGCGTGGGTCAGGGGTCGGCGCTCACCGAGGATCCCCGGGGAGCCAGTCCCCACTTCTTTCTTCATCGGAGACCAGAATGGAGAGGCCGCCTTCCCCAGGAAACTGTTTTCGGCTCTAGGGGAGGTGGAGGGTGCAGGGCaggcagcccagcccagccccactgCGAGGGACGGCGTCTACGTCAGCACCAACGGGAGAATGGTCATCCAGCTGCGGACCGGGCAGCCCCCAGAACCTAACGGCCCCAGCCTGACCCCGCCCAAGGAGGCCCTGGCCTTCGTCCGACAAGAGAGCTTCACTAAGGAGCCAGCCAGTGGCCCCCCTGCACCCAGCAAGCCGCCCCACATCTCTAGCCACCCCCTCCTGCAGGACCTAACTGCAGCCCGGGCCTCGTGTGTGGACATCCACTCCCAGGACACTCGGCTTATCTTGAAGGAGACTGAGACAGCCCTGGCAGCCCTGGAGGCCCGACTGCTCTCCAAGTCCATGGACACAGAGTGTGGAGAGGGTGGTGTCCCCAGGCCACCAGAGGACTCCCTGTCTGGGGACTCGGATGTGGACACGGCCAGCACAGTCAGCCTGCTCAGTGGCAAGAATGGGCCCAGCCCGACGACCCCCCAGTCCCTGGGGTCACAGAAAGAGAAGCCGCTGTCTCCACCGGCAGCACAGGAGCTGGCAGGTGCCGGCCTGGGCAGTGCCCGCGAGCGGCTCTCGGAAAAGCAGCATCGCCCACTAGGCCTGGCAGACCCAGGTCGTGGGGAGCAGGGGCGGCGCCTGGCTGTGCAGCGAGGCAGTGGGCCCCAAGGCTCCCTGGACTGGCCCGATGAGGAGCATGGCTCCGgcctcacccacccacccagctcaGACGTGGTCATCTCCAACCACAAGACCCCCGAGGCCACGGGGGCAGGGCGGCCAGGGCCTCGGCGGAAACCAGCAGCCCCGCCACCATCCCTGGCTGCCCGAGAAGAGCACGGCCGTGGCTCAGCCAGTGCCCAGAAGGTGCAGCAGGCGCTGACCCGCTCCAACAGCCTGTCCACCCCACGGCCCACACGGGCCTCCCGGCTGAGGCGGGCCCGCCTGGGGGATGCCTCGGACACTGAGGCTGCGGATGGGGAACGGGGGACCCCGGCCAACCCAGAGCCAGTAGGCCGGCCAGTCACTGAGCAGACCAAGAAGCTGTCACGCTTGGACATCCTGGCCATGCCCCGAAAGCGGGCTGGCTCCTTCACAGGGCCCAGCGACTCCGAGGCAACCCCCACGCGCGCCAGCTTCTCTGGCCGCAGTGCCGAGCTGTACTGTGCCGGCCGCAAGCCCACCATGGCTGAAGCTCGGGCCGCCGCTAGGAAGGCCGCCGCCACTGCCACCACCGGCCCCCGCCAGCCCTTCAGCAGGGCCCGCCCAGGCAGCGCTAGATACTCCTCCA ACACGCGGTGCCGGCAGCAGGGCTCGGATTACACCTCTACGTCCGAGGAGGATTATGGCTCCCAGCACGGCTCCCCCAAACACACGCGCTCCCATGCCTCAACAGCCACGCAGACCCCGCGGGCCGGCAGCTCTGGCCGCTCTCGGTCCCGGGCTCCTGGCCCCCGGGACACAGACGACGAGGAAGAGGGGACTGACCGCTACGGTTTCATCGTGCAGACAGCTGAGATTGCCGAGATTGCCAG GCTGAGCCAGACTCTGGTGAAGGATGTGGCCATCCTGGCCCAGGAAATCCATGACGTGGCTGGGGACAGTGACTCTCTGAGCCCCACCCGCAGCCCTTCCCTTGGCAACATGGCCAGCACCCCCAACTCCACCATATCTGCCCACGAAGAG CTGGTGCAGCGCATCCCAGAGGCCAGCCTCAACTTCCAGAAGGTGCCGCCTGGCTCTTCGAACTCCCGGGACCTTGACCAGAACATGAATGACAGCCGGGAGGATGCCCTGGCCAACAAGACAAGGCCTCGGAACCGTGAGGAG GTGATCTTCGACAACCTGATGCTGAACCCGGTGTCCCAGCTGTCTCACGCCATCCGCGAGAACACGGAGCACCTTGCCGAGAAGATGAA GATCCTCTTTCAGAACTCAGGGCGGGCGTGGGAGGACCTGGAAGCCAGGATCAATGCTGAGAACGAGGTGCCCATCCTGAAGACGTCCAACAAG GAAATCAGCTCCATCCTGAAGGAACTGCGACGGGTGCAGAAGCAGCTGGAAG TCATCAATGCCATTGTGGACCCCAGCGGGAACCTGGACCTGCTCATGGGAAACAGGGGCTCCACGGGCTCATCCCAGCTGGGACTCGGGAAGGGCCGCACGGCAGGCCAAAGTCCATCCTCACCCCCCTTGACGGAGACCCTGCTGCCAGCCCTGCCCCTGAGGAGCTTACCTCAGCGGGCCAACTGCGGGTCCCCCGGCCTCCCGGACCCCGCCTTTCTCCCCGATAAGGAGAGGTTCCTGATCTAG